From the Lepus europaeus isolate LE1 chromosome 12, mLepTim1.pri, whole genome shotgun sequence genome, one window contains:
- the TXN gene encoding thioredoxin: protein MVKQIESKSAFQEVLDSAGDKLVVVDFSATWCGPCKMIKPFFHALSEKFNNVVFIEVDVDDCQDIAAECEVKCMPTFQFFKKGQKVGEFSGANKEKLEATINELL from the exons ATGGTGAAGCAGATCGAAAGCAAG TCTGCTTTTCAGGAAGTCTTGGACAGCGCAGGAGATAAGCTCGTGGTGGTGGACTTCTCAGCCACGTGGTGTGGGCCCTGCAAAATGATCAAACCTTTCTTTCAC GCCCTCTCTGAAAAATTTAACAACGTGGTGTTCATTGAAGTAGACGTGGATGACTGCCAG gataTTGCTGCAGAGTGTGAAGTCAAATGCATGCCGAccttccagttttttaaaaaggggcaAAAG GTGGGTGAATTTTCTGGAGCTAATAAGGAAAAGCTTGAAGCCACCATTAATGAACTACTCTAA